The following are encoded in a window of Cyprinus carpio isolate SPL01 chromosome A13, ASM1834038v1, whole genome shotgun sequence genomic DNA:
- the LOC109105124 gene encoding LOW QUALITY PROTEIN: geranylgeranyl pyrophosphate synthase (The sequence of the model RefSeq protein was modified relative to this genomic sequence to represent the inferred CDS: deleted 3 bases in 2 codons) has product MLHNASLLIDDIEDSSKLRRGFPVAHSIYGVPSVINSANYVYFLGLEKVLTLEHPEAVRLFTRQLLELHRGQGLDIHWRDTYTCPSEDEYRCMVLQKTGGLFGLAVGLMQLFSHWKPDLKPLFWTPWGSSSQIRDDYANLNSTEHSENKSFCEDLTEGKFSFPTIHPISSRDQEHAHNITPHRTENKNIKPNSTDYTNKISSFSYTYTRQTLLDLEAEAYRLIADLGGNPELEALLQHLSRLYKEPGGGASAGQSKELRGGASL; this is encoded by the exons ATGCTGCACAACGCCAGTCTGCTGATCGATGACATTGAAGACAGCTCCAAGCTGCGGCGCGGTTTCCCGGTGGCCCACAGCATCTACGGCGTGCCGTCGGTCATC AACTCCGCCAACTACGTCTACTTCCTGGGCCTGGAGAAGGTGCTGACGCTAGAGCACCCCGAGGCCGTG CGTCTCTTCACCCGTCAGCTGCTGGAGCTGCACCGCGGCCAGGGCCTGGACATCCACTGGAGGGACACCTACACCTGCCCCAGCGAGGACGAGTACCGCTGCATGGTGCTGCAGAAAACCGGCGGCCTCTTCGGCCTCGCCGTGGGCCTCATGCAGCTCTTCTCCCACTGGAAACCAGATCTGAAGCCGCTTTTTTGGACGCCCTGGGGCTCTTCTTCCCAGATCCGGGACGACTACGCCAACCTGAACTCGACGGAGCACAGCGAGAACAAGAGCTTCTGCGAGGATCTGACGGAGGGCAAGTTCTCCTTCCCCACAATCCACCCCATCTCGTCCCGAGACCAAGAACACGCACATAACATAACACCCCACCGCAccgaaaacaaaaatatcaaaccaaactCCACTGACTATACTAACAAGATAAGCTCGTTCTCTTACACTTACACTCGTCAGACGCTGCTGGACCTGGAGGCCGAAGCCTATCGCTTGATCGCTGACCTCGGAGGGAATCCAGAACTGGAGGCTCTGCTGCAGCATCTGAGTCGCCTGTATAAAGAGCCCGGGGGCGGAGCTTCGGCCGGCCAATCGAAAGAGCTCAGGGGCGGAGCTTCACTGTGA
- the LOC109096530 gene encoding guanine nucleotide-binding protein G(I)/G(S)/G(O) subunit gamma-4, whose protein sequence is MKDGMANNSTASISQARKAVEQLKMEACMDRIKVSKAAADLMAYCDAHIREDPLIVPVPASENPFREKKFFCTIL, encoded by the exons ATGAAGGACGGAATGGCTAATAACAGCACCGCCAGCATCTCTCAGGCCCGGAAAGCCGTGGAGCAGCTGAAGATGGAGGCCTGCATGGACAGGATAAAG GTGTCCAAGGCCGCGGCGGACCTGATGGCGTACTGTGACGCTCATATACGAGAGGATCCGCTCATCGTGCCTGTCCCGGCCTCAGAAAACCCCTTCCGGGAGAAGAAGTTCTTCTGCACCATCCTCTGA